tttattattattttaaattattattattttttaaatgttcagttatcaTTTTAATGTAAGCCAgttaaaattttgaaaaaaaaaaacaaaaaacaaaaaaacaaatatatatagctatatatatatattatttgaaatatgtattgtaattatgGTTTTAGTTTCAATTTCAGTTTTGGTTAATTATAATAAGTAATAGCTGGTTTGAGAATCTATTGATAATGAGTAATCATGAATAATAACTGTTGATTTGTTgatggacaaaaatgtattttaaacagtgaaTATCTTTTTAATGTTATTGAATGATACATAAACAAAATCGTGCAGTTCAGTCAATACACAAAAAATCAAAACTTtgacatttagatgtttttaatataaatataaataaattagtatAATTCTTGTACAAAAAAAGAtaacatacaaatataatattaatataaaaatgttcaaataagataagacacttttttttttaaatacattaaatactgtacagtatatatatataagttggaTGACAGTTTCATCCCCAGAATTCCGGTGCAATTGGACAGCGGACAGCTTTGTTGTAAACCTTAAAAGAGAGGTGGAAAAATGAagtattttattcagcatttattcagtgtttgaaaatgtaattaataataataaaagaaaattacacaatgtgcattatttacataatcagattttttcatttcaaatatataaGTGCCAAGCAAAGAACAAACCTGGTATGTTGTGGCTGTATCTGCATACAAAGGGCCTTCCAGAAGAGATTCAGAGCTGGAGTTGAAGGAATCATCATGTGACGGTGTTTCCATGCTCGTGCAGACCTGATGACTGTCCATCTCTATCTTCCTCAACACATGCTCTGAAGGTCTGAAGGTGCTTTGAGACAGTTCTTCATTTGATGTGTTGAGTCTCCAGTACTCTGGTGTTGAATAGCCCTGATTTTGAGACAATTCTTGGTATGTAGAAGCGCTCAGGTCCCTCATCTGGCAGAGAGACTCCTCGCCGAGGCCTAGTTGAGCAGACAGATAAGAGATGTAGCGGATGGTGAGGCGAAGCGTCTCAATCTTCGTCAATGTTTGACCGACAGGAGCCACGGAAGGAGGTAAATAAGTCCTGAGGTGGTGGAGAGCTTTGGTCAAGTCCCTCATTCTGAGCTTCTCCTTCTCGCTGGCGCTCTGTCTTTGCTTGCTTGGGTTCTTGCAGCGCGTTCTTCTAGTTCCAACACGGAAACGTGGGCCGTCCTGATGTAAGGAACCCGATGTGGGCAACTTTACACCTCTGGGAGGTGGAGAACAGCTGTTTTGAAGCTGGGCTGAAGGAGAGAAGTCCATGTAGGAAGTAGGAGAAACTGCTTCAGGAGATGAGATGTCGTTGAATTCAGAGTCTGAGCTCAAGCAGCTCCAGGAGTTTTGTGTGAAGTAGCTGAAGAAAGGAGAAGACACGTCCATTCTGTGAAGTTTGGGAGAGTCAGTGGTGCTGGAGGAAGGCTTTATAGTAGCCTCAGGCCTCAGAGGTGTGAAGTGACACCTCTGTAGGCCTCTGTCCCAGACCAGACTacagggagagagggagagagggagagagggagagagggagaagtCCAGGCCCGATGTGGGAACCTACAGATATGAGTCATCAGGTAATGTGTGATTTTTCACTCCTACCCAGCATGAACACACCCCCCCCTTCACTAATGTTTTTAACATCAAACTCTCCAGAGCTGTTTAGACTATTTTCAGCCCATGAATAGAAACACAAtaaactgattcattaaaaatgtataatctaaaatgacaattaaaaaagaGCAGATTAATTGCATAACAATCACAATTTCATATAATgctgaaaacataattagaaatAGTATACTATATAAATTCACAGatgctgaaaaaaattatttaaattatatttatattattatatgaaactgtattatagtttgtgtgtgtgtatatatatatatatatatatatatatatatatatatatatatatatatatatatatacacacacacacacacacacacacacacacacacacacacatatacacactagatttaaaatataaatgtttatatatattgtttttgtatattaaataaactaaaaataaatgttttttttacattatataatatttatataatgaataataataagaataattatataaatatataaatatataatataatataatatatataaaaaataataatgtttttgcattgttttacATCAACCATAACATAAATATCAACCAATATCACTGCCCCAACCCCACAGTCAACTTTgataatatattgataaaatataatacaaacaacaacaacaaaaaactataaaatgctaataaaataaaataatgtttagaaTTACATGTCAAACATGGcataaattattcaaaaaaaagtacacaaatgCAAAGTTTGATAGATACTGATAAACCCATAAAGTATAAATCTATTCCGTTTCTAAGGAACCAAGCTTCAGACGATGATATGCGGTCAGTAGGTCAGTAGGTCAGAGACAGAGACTCAGGCCATTCTCTCACAGCCACGGTGTTAAAGGACACCTCTAATGGGACACATTAAACGCTCTGTTGTCTGTGTCAACCTTTAATGGAATTTCACACCACACATGTAAGTGAGCTAATGAGGCTGGCTAAATAATATTAAGAGCATTCACACCAATATACTGTCAATGAAAAGACATTTAAGAATGAAGCTTATTCATATATAGACCGTTAAATGTTTTTTAGCCTTACATTATGACTTTTTAAAACTTGATCAGCATTAGCATAGCATAGTGTGCTCAAACATGTGCTGCTAATCCCAAACACAGCAGTtgctaaacatttaaaaatcactaAAATGTTATGAAAACCCATTAAAAGTATATTTAGCCTGTTTGAAGGTGTGTGGCTGAGTGTGGGAGTTTTGAAATGCTACTGTTTAGACTGGCACCTTAGCATGGAACAACAAGGTGCTAAACCTGCGCCACACAGTTCACGAGAGTCTCCGCGACCTCACCGAGCTCAAGTCAAGAGTTCATCTGAACAGGCTTCTCTCAAAACATTTAGATTAGGTCAGATCAGATTTGACCTTTTGATGTGAACTTCCCGAACCCTGATCTCACCCTCCGGGAGCCGAGAGGTGCCAGGTCTGTGGTGGTCTTTGGCACCTCAGATGCATGGTGGGTGAGACTGTTAGTATCTATTAGTTCTCAGTCTTAAAAGACCACAGTGTTCTGTTCACCATatcaaaaagaataaataaaacttatttttattgaGGCATGTGTTTCTATTAACTCCtgatatttaaaacaacaaactgtCCTCTTGACATTCCCGTGGGAATGACAATGTTCCCTACTCTCGTGGTGTGCAGCATTTTGCACCATGAGTGTGaatcaaaacaaaatatcttGAGACAGAGGTGCTGCGAATCAGAAGAAACATGACATTGCATTGTGAGAACAACATGAGTATGTGGTGcccaaagtgaaaaaaaaaaaaaaaaaaacgaatttagtGCACCAAATATACTGTAATTACATTATCAAATGAATCTCCAGGAGTCTAGTGTTTGATATTCACTCATTTCTGAACCAGAATTTGCATGTAACATGATCTTTGCACTCGTTTTTGTACGTTTCCCCACCCACTTCTACAGTTTCAGAGACCGTCAGTGTTGAATAGCTTCTTTACAAACTAAATCCTCTCAACCAAGCGAAAATAAGGGACTCTGCTCCAGTTCTGTCTCAGGTCTTGCTGTTACATCTTTCACACAGTTGCTCAAACCCCAAGACAGAATGAGCTGGCAGGCAGAAGAAAGtcttcagccaaaaaaaaaaaacacaaactgtgaatcacataaatgtttatttattttttttattcataatgtacggtcacaaaacaaaaacatcagaacagaaaacagaaaatgatttatttctgtgaaagccagaaaatatttccaaatatactttaaaaatgaaGAAGCAAGTGTTCACAAATAAACTTAGAATCATATGGATCACATGGATCTGTTCGATTTTTCA
The sequence above is drawn from the Carassius gibelio isolate Cgi1373 ecotype wild population from Czech Republic chromosome B25, carGib1.2-hapl.c, whole genome shotgun sequence genome and encodes:
- the LOC128013731 gene encoding uncharacterized protein LOC128013731, coding for MDVSSPFFSYFTQNSWSCLSSDSEFNDISSPEAVSPTSYMDFSPSAQLQNSCSPPPRGVKLPTSGSLHQDGPRFRVGTRRTRCKNPSKQRQSASEKEKLRMRDLTKALHHLRTYLPPSVAPVGQTLTKIETLRLTIRYISYLSAQLGLGEESLCQMRDLSASTYQELSQNQGYSTPEYWRLNTSNEELSQSTFRPSEHVLRKIEMDSHQVCTSMETPSHDDSFNSSSESLLEGPLYADTATTYQVYNKAVRCPIAPEFWG